Proteins encoded in a region of the Podospora pseudopauciseta strain CBS 411.78 chromosome 6, whole genome shotgun sequence genome:
- a CDS encoding hypothetical protein (EggNog:ENOG503P0RD; COG:Q; CAZy:CE1) has protein sequence MAWSMSTLVRLVALAAGGVMGAQLTAVTYPNNATSKPQMHVYVPDKPWSGQGKGPLVVAIHSCQSSGPSYFNNAKIPWRQGSDRKGYVTVWPSSPNNGGCWDVSSKRSLVRNGGGDSHAIANMILYAIEKYNIDKEKVFVTGGSSGGMMSNVMAAAYPDLIRAVSLYSGVPAGCFVSSGGGVAQWNNSCSGGQSRASAEQWGNVVRAMYPGYTGPRPRMQVWHGSADGTLNPNNYQETIKQWTNVFGLSQTPTSTVQNFPERNYRTENYGTEGMLQGIWAQGVGHSVPSNLTASEQWFGI, from the exons ATGGCTTGGTCGATGTCGACTCTAGTCCGGCTTGTTGCCCTGGCTGCTGGGGGTGTTATGGGAGCGCAGTTGACGGCTGTGACTTATCCTAATAATGCTACTAGTAAGCCGCAGAT GCACGTCTACGTCCCCGACAAGCCCTGGTCCGGTCAGGGAAAAGGACCGCTGGTTGTCGCGATCCACTCCTGCCAGAGCTCCGGGCCGAGTTATTTTAATAATGCAAAGATCCCTTGGAGGCAGGGGAGTGACAGGAAGGGGTATGTCACTGTCTGGCCTAGCAGTCCCAACaatgggggttg CTGGGATGTGAGCTCGAAGAGATCCTTGGTCAGGAACGGAGGTGGTGACAGCCACGCGATTGCAAACATGATCCTCTACGCAATTGAAAAATACAACATTGACAAGGAAAAAGTTTTTGTCACGGGGGGTTCGTcgggggggatgatgagcaATGTCATGGCGGCTGCGTATCCTGATTTGATCAGGGCTGTTTCGCTTTATAGCGGGGTGCCGGCGGGTTGTTTTGTTAGtagtggagggggggtggcgCAGTGGAATAATAGTTGTAGTGGGGGGCAGAGTAGAGCTTCCGCTGAGCAGTG GGGGAATGTGGTGAGAGCAATGTACCCAGGGTATACCGGTCCTAGACCCAGGATGCAGGTCTGGCATGGCAGTGCGGATGGGACTCTGAACCCGAACAACTACCAGGAGACGATCAAGCAGTGGACGAATGTGTTTGGGTTGAGCCAGACGCCGACGAGCACGGTGCAGAATTTCCCGGAGAGGAACTACAGGACAGAGAACTATGGGACGGAGGGGATGTTGCAGGGGATTTGGGCGCAGGGGGTGGGGCATAGTGTTCCGAGTAATTTGACGGCTAGTGAGCAGTGGTTTGGGATTTAG